Proteins encoded by one window of Nitrincola iocasae:
- a CDS encoding type I secretion system permease/ATPase, producing MSVFTETPGGALLGCLLILSRFHDAPVSAETAIAGLPLVNGILTPSVFGRAAKRAGLASRISHSRLDQLNSNLLPAILLLKNDKACVVNRIDTEQQTAEIVYPELSETVVAVPLKEIQSQFSGQVIYARPEFRFDSRAPEIKKVRDRHWFWGVIAENRRLYRDVLLSAVMINCFAVAMPLFVMNVYDRVVPNHATDTLWVLAAGVFIVLSADLVLRLMRSWFVDLGASRADVKLSSAIMERVLGMKMANRPASAGSFAANVQSFESVRSFIGSLTVVALVDLPFVLLFATIIAIIGWPLVLPIIAGALLVLIYALSAQAKMHSLSETSMRAGAMRNSTLIESLSNLETLKSFGAESKIQSVWEKTTIFLTRTAAQMRLISASITNGAQWTQHSVAVAIIIIGVYMIIEGNLTQGGLIAAYLLSSRAMAPISQAAGLLAQYHHSATAMQSLNEIMERPIERPENKNWISRPSLQGEIEFRRVCFRYPNDERQALTDVSFKIKAGEHVAVLGRNGSGKSTLEKLILGLYEPESGAILIDGVDIRQIDPSELRRQIGYVPQDVSMFFGTLKDNIITAAPQAEDHQILRAATLSGLAPFINSHPAGFDMQVGERGQLLSGGQRQSVAIARALINDPPLLLLDEPTGSLDHSSEETIKQNLARYSRGKTLLVITHRSSLLALADRLLVIDAGKVVADGPKAEVMEALKQGRVGSAN from the coding sequence ATGTCTGTGTTTACTGAAACCCCTGGCGGTGCATTACTGGGCTGTTTGCTTATTCTGTCACGGTTTCATGACGCGCCGGTTTCTGCAGAAACAGCCATAGCGGGACTGCCGTTGGTCAATGGCATTCTTACCCCTTCTGTTTTTGGACGTGCGGCCAAGCGTGCGGGTCTTGCCAGCCGCATCAGTCATAGTCGCCTGGATCAACTCAATAGTAATCTGTTACCCGCTATCCTGTTATTGAAAAATGACAAGGCCTGCGTGGTTAACCGCATTGATACTGAACAACAAACGGCCGAAATCGTTTACCCTGAACTGAGTGAAACCGTAGTGGCTGTGCCACTAAAGGAAATTCAGTCACAGTTTTCCGGTCAGGTAATCTACGCCCGGCCCGAATTTCGCTTTGACAGCCGCGCACCGGAAATTAAAAAAGTACGTGACCGCCATTGGTTCTGGGGCGTTATTGCTGAGAATCGCCGACTCTACCGGGATGTCTTGCTGTCGGCAGTGATGATTAACTGCTTTGCCGTGGCCATGCCGCTGTTTGTGATGAATGTGTATGATCGCGTAGTCCCCAACCATGCGACAGACACCCTGTGGGTACTGGCGGCCGGGGTGTTTATTGTACTGTCGGCTGACCTGGTATTGCGGCTGATGCGCAGTTGGTTTGTCGATCTGGGCGCCAGCCGCGCCGACGTCAAACTGTCTTCAGCGATTATGGAGCGGGTATTGGGTATGAAAATGGCCAACCGCCCGGCGTCTGCTGGCTCTTTTGCTGCCAATGTGCAGTCCTTTGAATCAGTGCGCAGTTTTATTGGTTCACTGACCGTAGTTGCACTGGTTGATCTGCCCTTTGTGCTGTTGTTTGCCACGATTATCGCAATCATCGGCTGGCCACTGGTGCTGCCTATTATAGCCGGGGCATTATTGGTATTGATCTACGCATTAAGTGCACAGGCCAAGATGCATAGCCTGTCGGAAACGTCTATGCGAGCAGGTGCGATGCGTAACTCCACGCTGATCGAGAGCCTGTCCAACCTGGAAACACTGAAAAGCTTTGGGGCTGAAAGTAAAATTCAGTCTGTCTGGGAAAAAACCACCATTTTCCTGACACGTACAGCGGCACAGATGCGGCTGATTTCAGCGTCTATCACCAACGGCGCGCAGTGGACACAGCATAGTGTGGCGGTTGCCATTATTATTATCGGTGTGTATATGATTATTGAGGGCAATCTGACTCAGGGTGGCTTAATCGCCGCTTATCTGTTGTCTTCTCGTGCCATGGCACCTATCAGCCAGGCGGCTGGACTGCTGGCCCAATACCACCATTCCGCTACAGCCATGCAGTCTCTGAACGAGATCATGGAACGCCCCATTGAGCGTCCGGAAAACAAAAACTGGATTAGTCGTCCTTCGCTGCAGGGTGAAATCGAATTCAGACGCGTATGCTTTCGCTACCCGAATGATGAGCGTCAGGCACTGACCGATGTCAGCTTTAAAATAAAAGCCGGTGAACATGTTGCCGTACTCGGACGTAACGGCTCGGGTAAGAGTACGCTGGAAAAATTAATTCTGGGTCTGTACGAACCTGAATCCGGCGCCATTCTGATTGACGGTGTGGATATTCGCCAGATTGACCCTTCAGAACTGCGACGCCAGATCGGCTATGTGCCTCAGGATGTGTCGATGTTTTTCGGCACCTTAAAGGACAATATTATTACCGCCGCCCCTCAGGCAGAAGATCACCAGATTCTGCGTGCGGCGACGCTCAGTGGCCTGGCACCCTTTATCAATTCACATCCTGCTGGTTTTGATATGCAGGTGGGTGAACGTGGTCAACTGCTTTCGGGCGGTCAACGCCAGTCGGTTGCCATCGCCCGCGCACTGATCAATGATCCTCCCCTGCTGCTGCTGGATGAACCAACGGGATCACTGGATCACTCCAGTGAAGAAACCATCAAGCAGAATCTGGCACGCTATTCACGAGGCAAAACCCTGCTGGTAATTACTCATCGCAGCTCTTTGCTGGCTCTGGCCGACCGGTTACTGGTCATCGATGCTGGCAAGGTTGTGGCAGATGGCCCGAAAGCCGAAGTTATGGAAGCGCTCAAACAGGGTCGTGTGGGGAGTGCAAACTGA